Proteins encoded within one genomic window of Phototrophicus methaneseepsis:
- a CDS encoding chemotaxis protein CheB, translating into MAHHHDIIVIGASAGGVEALIQLVQSLPADLPAAMFIVLHVASGGASVLPQILTDKGHIPAVHPQSGDSIENGKIYVAPNDHHLIIDDGVVVLSNGPRENGFRPAVDSLFRTAANTYGSRVVGVILTGLLDNGSAGLVSVKRQGGIAIVQDPEDAMFSSMPESALKVVQADYVLPLAQIPETLVKLASTEVTETPKSGDPSRTDSATTGDKDDIYMKSEGKVTDMVCPECGGVIVEYHEGINNNLVRFECRVGHRYSLQSMLQKQEETVEAALWAAVRSLEENSSLFQRMKQQAYDLNNVLSAERYAARAQEAEQYADVIRQILLKK; encoded by the coding sequence ATGGCCCATCACCATGACATCATCGTCATTGGCGCTTCTGCAGGGGGCGTTGAAGCGCTTATCCAACTTGTACAGAGTTTGCCAGCCGATTTACCCGCGGCCATGTTCATTGTGTTGCATGTCGCATCTGGGGGTGCTAGCGTGCTCCCCCAGATTCTTACAGATAAAGGCCATATACCCGCTGTCCATCCGCAATCTGGTGACTCAATAGAAAATGGAAAAATTTATGTTGCACCAAACGACCATCATCTCATTATTGACGATGGGGTTGTCGTACTGAGCAATGGCCCGCGTGAAAATGGTTTTCGTCCAGCAGTGGATTCGCTATTCCGCACAGCTGCGAATACGTATGGCTCACGTGTGGTTGGTGTGATACTTACCGGGTTGTTGGATAACGGCAGTGCAGGGCTTGTCTCTGTCAAAAGACAAGGTGGCATCGCGATTGTACAAGACCCCGAAGATGCCATGTTTTCGTCCATGCCAGAAAGTGCGCTCAAAGTCGTCCAGGCAGATTATGTTTTGCCTTTGGCACAGATCCCAGAAACACTGGTGAAATTGGCTTCAACAGAGGTCACTGAAACCCCAAAATCCGGGGATCCTTCTCGTACTGATAGTGCAACAACAGGGGATAAGGACGATATCTATATGAAGAGTGAGGGTAAGGTCACAGACATGGTATGCCCGGAATGTGGTGGCGTGATTGTTGAATATCACGAAGGCATTAATAACAACTTGGTACGCTTTGAATGCCGCGTTGGGCATCGTTATTCGTTACAATCTATGCTACAAAAGCAAGAAGAGACGGTAGAAGCTGCCTTATGGGCGGCTGTGAGGTCGTTGGAAGAAAACAGCTCGCTTTTCCAGCGCATGAAACAACAAGCGTATGATTTGAATAATGTACTCTCTGCTGAACGATACGCTGCCAGAGCCCAGGAAGCTGAACAATACGCAGATGTCATCCGACAAATTTTGTTAAAAAAATGA